Proteins from one Amycolatopsis benzoatilytica AK 16/65 genomic window:
- a CDS encoding GNAT family N-acetyltransferase, translated as MAFASNAPLVHRLTRRGRLMAKRACDRRGHAFALGRFLFRTPTAWEYAAAVAAGSDPAAQRWLGWLPESVVAEPMRAEALRVVPGTGPDWTAPDHHSVDIVAIDLVAGRCAGLVSVHAGEDGSPETGGFLAPGYRGQGFGRDLFAAGLLLGHEHLGLSRIQAGAEVGNFASARSLEAAGLRRIGGPPRYTLPNGETRPAWWYRHEVGWPHQCAGPQASWLSV; from the coding sequence ATGGCGTTTGCGAGCAATGCACCGTTGGTGCACCGGCTGACCCGCCGCGGGCGGCTGATGGCGAAGCGCGCCTGCGACCGCCGCGGTCATGCGTTCGCGCTCGGCCGGTTTCTCTTCCGTACCCCCACGGCCTGGGAGTACGCCGCCGCGGTGGCCGCCGGGAGCGATCCGGCCGCGCAGCGCTGGCTGGGCTGGTTGCCCGAATCGGTGGTGGCCGAGCCGATGCGCGCCGAGGCGCTGCGGGTAGTGCCGGGCACCGGACCGGACTGGACCGCGCCGGACCATCATTCGGTGGACATCGTCGCGATCGACCTGGTGGCCGGCCGCTGTGCCGGACTGGTCAGCGTGCACGCGGGCGAGGACGGCAGCCCGGAGACCGGCGGTTTCCTCGCGCCGGGCTACCGGGGACAGGGGTTCGGCCGGGACCTGTTCGCCGCCGGACTGCTGCTGGGGCACGAGCATCTGGGCCTTTCCCGGATCCAGGCCGGGGCCGAGGTGGGCAACTTCGCCAGCGCGCGGTCGCTGGAGGCCGCCGGGCTGCGCCGGATCGGCGGCCCGCCGCGGTACACGCTGCCGAACGGCGAGACCAGACCAGCCTGGTGGTACCGGCACGAGGTGGGCTGGCCGCACCAGTGCGCCGGGCCGCAGGCGTCCTGGCTGAGCGTCTAG
- a CDS encoding MarR family winged helix-turn-helix transcriptional regulator, with the protein MATEPGPTVADGVRELLLLMPRLVGRAKRTPPPPELGDLALAPRHLSLLAYLLFDGPMTVNELAARLEIAPTTASLMVGDLSRQGVLDRAEHPDDRRRTIVSINADKEPAVDAWLARSAKAWQEALTPLTPAERALVINTLKVFEQHSS; encoded by the coding sequence ATGGCCACCGAACCGGGTCCGACCGTCGCCGACGGGGTGCGCGAGCTGCTGCTGCTCATGCCCCGTCTGGTCGGGCGTGCGAAGCGGACGCCGCCGCCCCCGGAGCTCGGCGATCTCGCGCTCGCGCCGCGGCATCTGTCGCTGCTGGCCTATCTGCTGTTCGACGGTCCGATGACGGTCAACGAGCTCGCCGCCCGGCTGGAGATCGCGCCCACGACGGCCAGCCTGATGGTCGGCGACCTGTCCCGCCAGGGCGTGCTGGACCGCGCCGAGCACCCGGACGACCGGCGGCGCACCATCGTGAGCATCAACGCGGACAAGGAGCCGGCAGTCGACGCGTGGCTCGCCCGCAGCGCGAAGGCGTGGCAGGAAGCGCTCACGCCGCTCACCCCGGCCGAACGCGCGCTGGTGATCAACACGTTGAAGGTCTTCGAGCAGCACAGCTCGTGA
- a CDS encoding nitroreductase family deazaflavin-dependent oxidoreductase, translated as MSDWNQQIIDEFHANEGKVGGMFEGKDLLLLTHTGARSGKQRVSPLVYTTDGDRIVIAASKGGADTHPDWYHNLVANPAVTVEIGTERFPAKASVVEDRAERDRLYAGMVAHAEGFADYEKKTDRVIPVFVIER; from the coding sequence ATGTCCGACTGGAACCAGCAGATCATCGACGAGTTCCACGCGAACGAGGGCAAGGTCGGCGGGATGTTCGAGGGCAAGGATCTGCTCCTGCTCACGCACACTGGCGCGAGGAGCGGCAAGCAGCGGGTGAGCCCGCTGGTCTACACCACCGACGGGGACCGGATCGTCATCGCCGCGTCCAAGGGCGGCGCGGACACCCACCCGGACTGGTACCACAATCTGGTCGCGAACCCGGCGGTGACAGTCGAGATCGGCACCGAGCGGTTCCCGGCCAAGGCGTCCGTGGTCGAGGACCGCGCCGAGCGCGACCGGCTGTACGCCGGGATGGTCGCGCACGCCGAGGGATTCGCCGACTACGAGAAGAAGACCGACCGGGTGATTCCGGTCTTCGTCATCGAGCGTTAG
- a CDS encoding FAD-binding oxidoreductase yields the protein MQTFTPDQAGYREEIAGFQTGVQSTPHLVVAATSAEDIAEAVRHANERGLPIAVQATGHGLREPAEGVLISTRRMTGVTVDPRRRLARAEAGATWGSVIDAAAEHGLAPLSGSSPGVGVVGYTLGGGFGLLGRHFGLASDRVVSADLVRPDGTRTTGPLEAGIVTALEFELVPVTTLYGGGLFFDTARIPDVLRAWRDWTLDLPDTVGTSVALVPFPDLPMVPEPFRGKHIANVRVASLAAGGDQLVAPLRALGPIQDTLKTMPYTDSGQIAADPPNPHPYLGDNRVLPALPDEALTTVLDHAGPGAPVPTVLIIDLLGGAYQHAKASDFTPESRYTVRALSLVDPDAATVRAAHAKLFAPLTPESTGRLRSFVYGQPLG from the coding sequence ATGCAGACGTTCACCCCTGATCAGGCCGGTTACCGCGAAGAGATCGCCGGGTTCCAGACCGGCGTCCAGTCCACCCCGCACCTGGTCGTCGCCGCGACCAGCGCAGAGGACATCGCCGAAGCGGTGCGGCACGCGAACGAGCGGGGTCTGCCGATCGCGGTCCAGGCCACCGGGCACGGGCTGCGCGAACCGGCGGAAGGCGTGCTGATCTCGACCCGGCGGATGACCGGCGTGACCGTCGACCCCCGACGCCGCCTCGCCCGCGCCGAGGCCGGGGCCACCTGGGGCAGCGTGATCGACGCCGCCGCGGAACACGGACTCGCCCCGCTCAGCGGGTCCAGCCCGGGCGTCGGCGTGGTCGGCTACACGCTGGGCGGCGGGTTCGGCCTGCTCGGCCGGCACTTCGGCCTGGCCTCGGATCGCGTCGTCTCGGCCGACCTCGTCCGCCCCGACGGAACGCGCACCACCGGCCCGCTCGAAGCGGGGATCGTGACCGCACTGGAGTTCGAACTGGTCCCGGTGACCACGCTGTACGGCGGCGGCCTGTTCTTCGACACCGCGCGGATCCCCGACGTCCTGCGCGCCTGGCGCGACTGGACCCTCGACCTGCCGGACACCGTCGGCACTTCGGTGGCGCTGGTGCCGTTCCCGGATCTGCCGATGGTGCCGGAACCCTTCCGCGGCAAGCACATCGCCAACGTCCGGGTGGCGAGCCTTGCTGCCGGCGGCGACCAGCTCGTCGCCCCGCTGCGAGCGCTCGGCCCGATCCAGGACACGCTGAAGACGATGCCGTATACCGACTCCGGCCAGATCGCCGCCGACCCGCCGAACCCGCACCCGTACCTCGGCGACAACCGCGTCCTGCCGGCACTGCCGGACGAGGCGCTGACCACCGTCCTCGATCACGCCGGCCCGGGCGCGCCGGTGCCCACCGTGCTGATCATCGACCTGCTCGGCGGCGCGTACCAGCACGCCAAGGCATCGGACTTCACGCCGGAATCCCGCTACACCGTGCGCGCCCTGTCACTGGTGGACCCGGACGCGGCGACTGTGCGGGCCGCACACGCGAAGCTGTTCGCCCCGCTCACCCCGGAATCGACCGGACGACTGCGGAGCTTCGTGTACGGCCAGCCGCTCGGCTAA
- a CDS encoding LysR family transcriptional regulator — MELHQLEYFVAVAEEANFTRAAARMHVAQPGVSAQIRRLERELGQPLFDRSGRSVRLTGVGAAALPHARAALAAVAAVRETVAEHEGLVRGQVAMGMVTSAGPVALPDFLAEFAERYPGVEITLGEANSDVMVEALREGRLDVAVIGLADGVPAGLETQVVLDEELVAVVGPRDEFSDRAEVSFAELAQRPLICLPQGTGLRGVLDREFAAHGLRPRVTLEASDPNVLAQLAMRDLGVALVPESLARYYSAELHLVRLASRPRGQLALAWRADGPLGPAARALLDYARSAM; from the coding sequence ATGGAACTGCATCAGCTGGAGTACTTCGTCGCGGTCGCCGAGGAAGCCAACTTCACCCGCGCGGCGGCCCGGATGCACGTCGCGCAGCCCGGGGTCAGCGCGCAGATCCGCCGGCTGGAACGCGAGCTGGGGCAGCCGCTGTTCGACCGGTCCGGGCGCAGCGTCCGGCTGACCGGGGTCGGTGCCGCGGCTCTGCCGCACGCGCGCGCCGCGCTGGCCGCCGTCGCCGCGGTGCGCGAGACGGTCGCGGAGCACGAAGGGCTGGTGCGGGGGCAGGTCGCGATGGGGATGGTGACCTCCGCCGGACCGGTGGCGCTGCCGGACTTCCTGGCGGAGTTCGCGGAACGGTACCCGGGCGTGGAGATCACCCTCGGCGAGGCGAATTCGGACGTGATGGTCGAGGCGCTGCGCGAGGGCCGGCTCGATGTGGCGGTGATCGGCCTCGCCGACGGCGTCCCGGCCGGGCTGGAGACGCAGGTGGTGCTGGACGAGGAGCTGGTGGCGGTCGTCGGCCCGCGCGACGAGTTCTCCGACCGCGCGGAGGTGAGCTTCGCCGAGCTGGCGCAGCGGCCGCTGATCTGCCTGCCGCAGGGGACCGGACTGCGCGGGGTGCTCGACCGCGAGTTCGCCGCGCACGGCCTGCGGCCGCGGGTGACGCTGGAGGCGAGCGACCCGAATGTGTTGGCACAGCTGGCAATGCGCGATCTCGGCGTGGCGCTGGTGCCGGAATCCCTGGCCCGCTACTACTCGGCCGAACTGCATCTCGTCCGATTGGCGTCGCGGCCGCGCGGCCAGTTGGCGCTGGCCTGGCGAGCGGACGGCCCGCTCGGCCCAGCGGCGCGCGCCCTGCTCGACTACGCCCGTTCGGCGATGTAG